Below is a window of Streptomyces genisteinicus DNA.
GCGTCGGTCACCGGCTGGTGGCCGGGCCGGGCGGCGAGCAGCGCGAGGGCGCGCTGGACCGAGGCGTCCAGGGTCTCCCCGCGGGCGAGGCCGTGGACGATGACGGCGAACGCGCCGGCCGACAGGTACGCGGTCGGGTGGCCGTGGGTCTGGGCCGCGCACTCGACGGCGAGCTGGCACACCAGGTCCGGCTCCCAGCCCACCAGCAGTCCGAAGGGGGCGGAGCGCACCACGGCTCCGGCGTCCCGGGCGGTCGGGTTCTTCGGGGCCTGGAGGGTCCCCATGGTGGCGTCGCCGAGTCCGGTCAGACAGGCGCGGGACGGGCCGCGCCTGCTGTAGAGCCATTCCTCGGCCGCGAGCCAGCCGTTGTCCCTGCGGCGCTCGTCGGGGCCCCAGTCCCGCTGGGTGGCGGCCCAGCGCAGATAGGCGTGGTGGAGGTCGGTCGGGGGGTGCCAGGCGCCGGTGTCGCGGCGGACCTGGGCGCGGATCAGGCCGTCGACGGTGAACAGGGTCAGCTGTGTGGCGGCGGTGACCGCACCGCGCGCCCCGGCCGCGGGCTGGAAGTCGGTGAGCCCCTCGGGCCCGAGTGCCGCCCGCAGTTCGTCGAGGCCGCGCCCGTCGGCGCCGGCGCCGAGCGCGTCGCCGATCGCGCCGCCGAGGAGCGCCCCGCGCACCCGGGCGCGGAAGTCCTGCTGCTCGGCCCGGCCCCACACGGCCGCGGCTCCTGCGCCCACCGTGCCCCTCCCCGACGTCGAACGAACACTGCCCGGCCCAGCACTGTAATCGAACGTGATCGGTGGGTCCGGAGGGCCCAGGGGGAACGCGCGGGTATGTCGAGCAACTCCCCGGAAGCGTGAATACCCCGTTCCGTCCCGGCTGCGCACTCCCCCGCCGGGACGGCGGCCCCGGGCGCGTGCCCCTCAGCCGGACGAGGTGCCCATGCCCTCCTCGTACCGGGGGCGCGTCTCCCCGGGCGCGACGGCGCCGGAGCGCCTCAGCTCGGCCAGGTCGGCAAGGGCCTGCTGGGTCCGGCCCAGCGCCAGGTCGGTGCCGACGCGGGGCCAGAGGGCGGGGCGGTGGCCGGGGCCCGGCCGACGAACCGGGCCCCACCGGACCTCCGGCACCTCCCGCAGCGAGGTCCTGCGGCCGCTCATGTCCGCTCCGCCGTACGCATCATGACGGTCGGTCCGGCAGCACGGGCAGCAGCTCCGGGAGGTGTCCGTCGGACGCCGCGGCAGCCTGCTGCCGCTCCTCGGGCACCTCGCCGTAGAGAGTGGTGCGGGCGCGGGCGGGGCGCCCGGCGGCCTCGGCGATGGCGCGCAGGTCGCGGACCGAGCGGTAGGAGCCGTAACCGGAGCCGGCCATCCGGGAGATGGTCTCCTCCATGAGGGTGCCGCCGAGGTCGTTGGCGCCGGAGCGGAGCATCTCGGCCGCGCCGTCCGCGCCGAGCTTGACCCAGCTGGTCTGGATGTTGGTGATGTGCGGGTGCAGCAGAAGGCGGGCCATGGCGGTGACGGCCCGGTTGTCGCGTGCCGTGGGGCCGGGCCGGGCGATGCCGGCGAGGTAGACGGGCGCGTTGGTGTGGATGAACGGCAGGGTGACGAACTCGGTGAATCCGCCGGTCTCCTGCTGGAGCCCGGCCAGGGTGCGCAGGTGGCCGAGCCAGTGCCGGGGCTGGTCGACGTGCCCGTACATCATGGTGGAGCTGGAGCGGATGCCCAGCTCGTGGGCGGTGCGCACGACGTCCAGCCAGGTGGCGGCGGGCAGCTTGCCCTTGGTGAGGACCCAGCGGACCTCGTCGTCGAGGATCTCGGCGGCGGTGCCGGGGATGGAGTCGAGCCCGGCCTCCTTGGCGGCGGTCAGCCAGTCGCGGACGGACATCCCGGTGCGGGAGGCGCCGTTGACGATCTCCATCGGGGAGAAGGCGTGCACATGGATGCCGGGGACGCGCTCCTTCACGGCGCGGGCGATGTCGAAGTAGGCGGTGCCGGGCAGGTCGGGGTGGATGCCGCCCTGCATGCAGACCTCGACCGCGCCGACGTCCCACGCCTGGGCGGCCCGGTCGGCGACCTGGTCCAGGGAGAGGCTGTAGGCGTCGGCGTCGGTGCGCCGCTGGGCGAACGCGCAGAAGCGGCAGCCGGTGTAGCAGACGTTGGTGAAGTTGATGTTGCGGGTGACGATGTAGGTGACGTCGTCGCCGACCACGGACCGGCGCAGGTCGTCGGCGACACGGGCGAGGGCGTCGAGCGCCGGTCCCTCGGCGTGCAGCAGGGCGAGCGCCTCGGCGTCGGTGAGGCGGGTGGGGTCGTCGGCGGCGGTGGCGAGGGCCTGGCGGACGTCGGCGTCGATGCGCTGCGGCACCATGCCGGGCGCGGCGGCCTCGCGCAGCGCGTCCCAGTCGCCGTAGACGTGGTCGAAGTCGTCCCGCCGGTCGTGGGTGCGGCCGTCGGTGTCGATGGTGCGGTGCAGGTCGGTGCGGCCGGCCGCGGCGAAGCCCTCGTCGGGCTCCTGCCAGGGCAGGCCGGCGGGCAGGGCCTCCTCCCGCGCCAGTCCGGTGGCGGGGTCGGCGAGCGCGGTGACGTGCGGGAGCAGCCGGGGGTCGAGCCAGGGTTCGCCGCGGCGCACGAACTCGGGGTACACGCACAGCCGTTCCCGCAGGGTGAACCCCTCCGCTGCGGAGCGGGCGGCGAGTTCGTCGATCTGCGGCCAGGGGCGTTCGGGGTTGACGTGGTCGGGGGTGAGCGGTGAGACGCCGCCCCAGT
It encodes the following:
- a CDS encoding bifunctional FO biosynthesis protein CofGH, which produces MTDHQREDAPAVTGGPTPNAMRRALKRARDGVALDVTEAAVLLQARGADLDDLTASAGRVRDAGLEAAGRAGVITYSKSVFIPLTRLCRDTCHYCTFVTVPGKLRRAGHGMFMSPDEVLDIARRGAELGCKEALITLGDKPEDRWPEAREWLDAHGYDDTLAYVRAMSIRILEETGLLPHLNPGVLSWTDFQRLKPVAPSMGMMLETTATRLWSEPGGPHYGSPDKEPAVRLRVLEDAGRSNVPFTSGLLIGIGETCEERADALFALRRVSRAYHGIQELILQNFRAKPDTAMRGMPDAELDDLVATVAVARHIMGPAACLQAPPNLVDGEYARLLRAGIDDWGGVSPLTPDHVNPERPWPQIDELAARSAAEGFTLRERLCVYPEFVRRGEPWLDPRLLPHVTALADPATGLAREEALPAGLPWQEPDEGFAAAGRTDLHRTIDTDGRTHDRRDDFDHVYGDWDALREAAAPGMVPQRIDADVRQALATAADDPTRLTDAEALALLHAEGPALDALARVADDLRRSVVGDDVTYIVTRNINFTNVCYTGCRFCAFAQRRTDADAYSLSLDQVADRAAQAWDVGAVEVCMQGGIHPDLPGTAYFDIARAVKERVPGIHVHAFSPMEIVNGASRTGMSVRDWLTAAKEAGLDSIPGTAAEILDDEVRWVLTKGKLPAATWLDVVRTAHELGIRSSSTMMYGHVDQPRHWLGHLRTLAGLQQETGGFTEFVTLPFIHTNAPVYLAGIARPGPTARDNRAVTAMARLLLHPHITNIQTSWVKLGADGAAEMLRSGANDLGGTLMEETISRMAGSGYGSYRSVRDLRAIAEAAGRPARARTTLYGEVPEERQQAAAASDGHLPELLPVLPDRPS